Proteins encoded within one genomic window of Naumovozyma dairenensis CBS 421 chromosome 6, complete genome:
- the NOP15 gene encoding rRNA-binding ribosome biosynthesis protein NOP15 (similar to Saccharomyces cerevisiae NOP15 (YNL110C); ancestral locus Anc_2.167), with the protein MVKSVIKKGKSIKDTSSPKEENIQEQQQEENIHVVSSSDEREDEEANKDIDDEIDGLSDAQSDSETTKHKIKKLDPKKKEQDNNSNKKKNALADYSSIIYVSRLPHGFHEKELSKYFSQFGNLKEVRLARNKKTGNSRHYGFIEFTSKDDAKVAEDTMNNYLLMGHLLQVRLLPKGTKIEKLYQYKKRAFNDMKVKKSSEQLKEKAKKKHEERVAKLVESGIEFKW; encoded by the coding sequence ATGGTTAAATCAGTGAtaaagaaaggaaaatcTATCAAAGATACATCATCTccaaaggaagaaaatattcaagaacaacaacaagaagaaaatatccACGTTGTATCTTCATCTGATGAAagagaagatgaagaagcgaacaaagatattgatgacGAAATTGACGGTCTATCCGATGCACAAAGTGATAGCGAGACCACGAAACATAAGATAAAGAAGTTAGATCCAAAAAAGAAGGaacaagataataatagtaataagaagaagaatgcACTTGCTGATTATTCTAGTATCATATATGTGAGTAGATTACCACATGGGTTCCatgaaaaggaattgaGTAAATATTTCTCCCAATTCggtaatttgaaagaagtTAGATTGGCCAGAAATAAAAAGACTGGGAACTCGAGACATTATGGGTTCATTGAATTCACAAGTAAAGATGATGCAAAGGTTGCGGAAGATACCATGAATAATTATCTATTGATGGGCCATCTATTACAAGTACGTCTTTTACCGAAGGGTACcaagattgaaaaattataccAATATAAGAAGAGAGCATTCAATGATATGAAGGTGAAAAAGAGCTCTGAGCAGCTAAAGGAAAAGGCCAAGAAGAAGCATGAAGAAAGAGTAGCCAAATTAGTTGAAAGCGgcattgaattcaaatggTAA